In Euphorbia lathyris chromosome 2, ddEupLath1.1, whole genome shotgun sequence, the sequence AAAACCGAGTGCTCAATATAAGAACTCGTATAAATGTATTGAAGTATATTTGTTTCCGttgttatttattgttttttcaGAAGAAAAAAGATAATTGTTTTGTTCATAGAAAAATAATGCATCTCgatataagtaattaaaaatattataatccaAAAGTACATGATAGAGCACTAATAGACAACGCTTGAAATTGTTTTTTTGCACAAAGGCTAGAAACACAGTCTACCTAAAATCGGCTTCAcagtattttatttttcttcgggAATAACTTCatgattttttaataatttcaggtGGATCAAGCATGTATGTGAAGGAGAGGATAGAAGCCATAGATGAAGAGAAGTTAACTCATTCATACACAGTGATAGAAGGAGATGTTTTAATgggtaaatttgaaaaaataacaAATGGGATCAAGTTTGATGCAACACCAGATGGAGGGTCCATGATCAAGTCTTACAGTAGTTACTATACTCTTGGTGACCACCAGATCAAAGATGAGGAAATTCAGGGTGGAAAAGACAAATCCATTGGATTATTTAAGGCTCTTGAAGCCTATCTTTTGGCTAATCCTGATgcctaaattaattaattaattaagttggttttaattaattaatctttctgttttaaattttaattctgTACTGTGAGCAAAAATTATTGCAGGTTGCTTAGCCGAATGAGGAATCTTGCAAAATAATTAAGAGTTGAATTGAATTTAATTATGGTTGTGAAAGATTGAAGACTAGTTAATTATGTATTGTTTTGCattgaataaattaataatatatatataggctTTGATATATGATTAATTTGCTATTATAAGTTCATTGGGTTTACTTGTTTCtatttgttgtttgttattattgttaGTTGTTGCTGATATAtatagtagatattagttgatttttctgctaaaaacagttatttcgaaattttaccaaacacgtTTTAtctcatattttaaattaaaagaaaaaagtagTTCCGAAAAGGAACCAAACCACTATTTAgtgtttttttattctttcagTTTCACACATATATATGATTACCAGTAAAATGTTCTGATCAATACTATATAGATATTGTCTACTTTGGTCTAAATCGTATTCATTGGACTTACGGTTTTAGAATGTATCTATATATACAGGTCGAGAGTTTCTATTATACTTCTAGAATAATACACACAGTCAATCAAAAAAATGATACATATGATCTCATCGGAGATGATTGATGTTAAGAATAAAAGTGCACAAATGGTACCAATTGATGAGTGGGTGTATTACATGTATTTGAAACACTTTACtatcactctctctccattttttTATGTGCGGTTCAGTTCACGCCATCGCCATCCTTTAGGGTTCTCTATCTGTTTCTGATTTGCAATTCAGTTCATGTCATCACCATCTTTTATGGTCTTTCTCTTCATTTCTGATGTGCGATTCAGTTCATGTCATCGTCATCTTTTAGGATTACTCCTTGTTCAAACCTTCCACCTCGATCGGTGTCACTCCCTCAATCGTTACAGGGCCACTAGCTTTCGTCTGGTTCATCCCAAAACCAACACATCTACATGGAGAATCAACTTTACTATCAACCATAACAGGATGACATTAATTGTAACAAGTCGATCCAATACtatgtaaatatttttattttggctcAAATCGCATGCCTCATAACTTTAAACACATTTATATTTTATGGATCAGCTACAATTTTAGTCTTGTGGTTATTGAAAAGAGCATACTACAATTTAGCGAATAAAACTATTCGAAGTCCATTTCTTTTTTACTCCTTGTTATTTATGCACCACTTTGACTTCTTTCGTTCGATTTAACCATCAATTTCCTTCCAAGTGTTGATAATGCCACATTCAGCGAAATCGAGAAAAGTGAGAAAATGAGAGCGATGTACAATAGTTGTGACAATTGATGTTAATGTCCAACACGTGATTTTTATATCTCTAGTTGAATGTCACATCATCGACAACACGTAGATGTTATTGTTGTGACGAAAATAGCAAACATACCCAGCATGAATAAATAGATTTGTTTCGAATCCTCGAATCGCACACGATTTTCGATTTAGCCTTCAAAATTCAATAAGAACTTTGAATGAAAACAAAATAGATTCTTATTCAATGAAAAATATCTAATACATCTGGATCAGGGGGTTTATGTAGTAAATCCTAAAATCTAATCCTaaagacaaaagaaaagaaaataaaaaaaaaaaaattacataaaaatcttaaaaaaaaattagtaatttgCGTTTTTTAGTCCCTAAACGGTGGAATTTGGCCAAAAAGCAATGGAAATCACAACGTTGTGAGTTTTGATCGTTGGTCTGTTTCCAATCAAAATATGGTTCGAAAACGCAAAAATCCGAAAGTCATCAtgaaattgttatttttttatgtttttcatttttatatacataGTAAAATAGAGATATACCCtactttaaatataaaaaaaacagtgatgtaatgagaaaaaaaattgtaacTTTATTTGACTTTTGACTATTTTACAATGTATTTTTCCAATACAATAACtcaataggaaaaaaaaaattaagaatctTATTTTACAATGTATTTTAGAATACCTCAATTATAATTAATAGATTGGGGATGTAGCTCAGATGGTAGAGCGCTCGCTTAGCATGCGAGAGGTACGGAGATCGATGTCCCTAAAATGTCTCCGAAATATCcctatatttaaaaaaacaaaaaaaaaggaatgtTTTACTTTGAAATATCAGATGCATATCCCCGAAAGCGTGTCCCTAGATTGTCCGAGTGTCTCTAACACTCATATGTTAACCTCTTAGAAGCGTGAGCACGGCTTAAAATTCTACAATTTGTCAGCAACTTGATGATGCCGGCAATCCTAATAAATTAATCAGGTTACAAACACTGATCAATGTCACCATTGAATTGAAGTTCTTAGAATTTTTTAAATTCCTGGCAACCTTTATTCAGAAAATTGTTCTAATCCAATCCAACAGATTTGTCCATTTTGTAGAATCCTAAATTGGGCATAATTCAaccaatcaaaattaaaaaaaactaaacaaacATAGCTGAGGAATATTCCATCGAAATTAGCTACACAACATGTTATAAATAGCATCATCCAgaaaatcaattcaattcaaatcaaataaaattaaatcaaaCATATTTTTGTGAGTGTttagaataattaaaaatgggTGTTAGTAGTTATGAACTGGAAATCACATCCTCTGTTCCTGCTGCTAAGCTCTACAAAGCATTGGTTATTGATGCAGACATTCTTTTTCCAAAGATTATGCCTCAAGCCTTCAACACTGTTGAGATTATTCAAGGAAATGGCGGCCCTGGAACCATTAAAAAAGTTACTTTTGGCCAAGGTAATGTTTTTTATAACTTAGCCGAGCCGAGGAACTTTGGTATGTTCATGCTCGGCTCAGTAAAAAATTAACAAGCTAGAGCGGAACTTCGAGCTTAAATCATGTCTGAGCTTGGCTCATTAAGGAAATTAACGGTTCATGAACTACTCGTGATCAGTTTGTTATTTCTGTTCATAAACTTTAGTTATGAGCAACTCGTTTATTTTGTCACGAGTTTTGTTTGTGAACAGTTAATTAATTCTATTTTATGAACTTTGTTTACGAGCTGGTCGTTAATTTTGCTCATGCACCTTGCTAAAAATAATTTAGTAGAATTCAGGCATCAAAATGTAAACATGATAAAGTTCgggtataaaaaatatattatacttttAGGGTTGATTTGATCATGGATTAATTTGACCATTCTCGTCAACTTTAATGACTGAGTTAATAGACAAAGATTGATTTGAGCTAAATTGACCCTTTATTCCAACAACTTTGAAGGCCAATTTGAACCTTTATTCATAAATTGACAATTGCAAGACAAATTGACTCCTTATACAGATGTCAAAACGAGTTATTGAACCATAGACATATTCATAGGTCTGGATACTTGTCTGACCGCCTAAGCTCATGTCCCTTGAATCGGGCTTACACAAGAAAACATGGTCTAGACTTGCCataaattttatcaaaataGTAGTGACCAATCCGGCCCGACCCACCTTATTAAtttcaattaataaatttttatatttatatattaaatatttatttttaaatataaattttattttttattattaaaaattaatattcttaaGTGAGTGTATATGAGCTGAtcttgaaatttaatttttcagCTCAAATCCAACCTAGGTCAAGCTCGCCTAAATTAACAGCGGGCTTTACTAGATTGGGATTAGACTAagcatttttagataaaagctCGTTTTGTCCGACGCGAACCCAAACTATAAATAGGTTGCCATGATTATTAcacatgattatatatataatataaatgagAAACAATTATCATATTAAACATATTGTCTCTATAAATCGTGTTACCGTGTCAGAAATTAACACCTCGTGTTGTTTATtaaattttcttttatcaaaaCTCTTGATTTTACTCATAATTTTAAATTGGTAATAAATGCAGGAAGCAATTTCAAATATATGAAGGACAAGATTGAAGCAATGGACAAAGAGAATTTGACTTTTAGCCATAGTGTAATAGAAGGTGATTTATTGAGCAATGTTCTTGAAAAAATAACATATGATATTAAGTTTGAGCAATCATCCTCTACTGGAGGGTGCACCATAAGAGAAACCAGCAAATACTACTACACCGTTGATGATTCAGAGATCAGTGTTGATGAACTTAAGGCTGGCAAGGAAAAAGCTTTGGGCATGTTTAAGGCTGTTGAAGCTTACATTCTAGCAAATCCTCATGCTTgaaaacaattaaattaaaagctaAATAAATCAGCAAATAAGAGTTTGTAGTGGAAAATAAATGTTTGTGAGTTgttattttgtttcaataaataCAGAGAAATCTTATGTGTAATTCTTGTTGGAATAAAAGAGTAAATCGAAGAATAATTTATCGGATCGGTAGGTTACGAGTTACTGTTTTTGAAGCAATTTCTGATCGACCAATGTCGTCAAACCAGTCCGACCGGAAAAGGCCTAGATTTTCAATTTGGATCATATTGGGTTTGAGAATTTTCAACCACCCAATAAGAACTGGAGTCAGCCCGGAACATGAGGTGACCCCGGATTTTTTTTTAAGGGAAATAAAACATacttttggaaaattttataacttattaactttaattacaaaaaatttTGTAAACAGACTAACGCATGTTGACGATAATCTATAACACTTATTAGATTACACCATCCAATTCTACCAACCCGAATCATTTAGTTGAACCATAATTCAACTATAAATCCAGTTTGATGTCTAATCCGTTCTGACAATATTGCCATCGACAGAGGTGCAGTTCAAAAATTCTGTCCCAACAATTCTTACATTAGCTTCTAGTTACACATTGTTGTTAGGGGAATTTAATTGACACGGCCCGTTTTACATTATTATCCTCATTCTCAATAACATAATACGATAATCAGAATTTGACACGAACTTCTAAACGCCATAAACTCCAAGCCTCGAAGAACTAACAACCAATATAGGGTATTGGTTCTAAACGGGGAGAGGACAGAGAATATCTCCTCCGTCCCCGTTCCACGATCTAAATTGGACTCCCCGGCCCTAAAAATTAAACGGGAAAAAATTTCTCCCCGTCCATATGCCGCAGGGATTCCCATTCCAATTTCCTTCCCCATTTCTGTaacttttttttgtcaaataaaATTCTGATTATAAAACAAATAGCCAAATAATAGTAAAGGCTACAATAAATGACTTATTCACTATACAATAAGCAAACATCAACAGAAACACTTATGGAAAAGCACAAACCTTTTTTATCTGCAATTAATCATCGAACATCGTTCCTCCTGCTCCTGGAATAAGATGAAAGGACccgaaaaggaagaaaaaacaTCTCAATATTGCAGAAGAAAAAATAACAGAAATAACTCAGCAATCGGATCCACCGACGAGAAACAATccacaaaacaaaaataaaactaCGGATAAATACAATTCATGGAAAAGTTGTTCTATTAGACGTTGTACAATCGTTATTGTCCAAGATAACTTTAACACCATTGTCTTTAAGGCCATTAACCATAGCCCAGATCTTGGTGCGGCTTTTGAACCCTTTTTTCTCAATCTCTTTGTTCACATCGATATGAATTCCTCGTCCCTGTCCTTGATCGAGACCTTCCACCTTTAGTCGCATAGCCAACACCTCGCCTACAACTGCTGCTGCCTTGGCATTGCAACCCCGGCCACACTCAAGTGTTTTCTTTATTGAATGTTCAACTGTTGATGCAGTTGCCACAATTCTCCCATTGTTTCGGTCAACCACATTTGCTGTAATGTACTTCAATGATATAAACATCCTCAACACATACCTTTTCAATACTGTCATATTCTTGCAACTCTCCTGACATGTAATTTGTTTCCAACAAAAAGGATTCATCAGTTTCgccattttattattttcattcaagaatatcaaaacaaacaaTTCATAACATCAAAGACGAATGAATTATCACAATAACGTATTGAATAATACTTGTAAACAAGCATGCATATTGGATTGGTGTAAATTACACTCGTcatgtcactcaacttcaaattCTGATATAAAATTCACCCAACTTTACCCTTTACTAACATAAAAGTTACTCAACTTTCACCACTCTAATGGCAGTTAACCGTCCATTGTAGAGTTGATGAAAATTATATTCTAAacgactttaattcttgaattttttgattttgaggtcatttagccGTTGGTTAGTTagaagagagaaagtgattgtTTCGAGAGAGCTCGAAAAATGgtgatttggaaaataaaaaacgtaGTTCTATAGTAAAtgtggttctaaacaactttaattcttagactttttcattttgaggtcgtttacTTTTATAAGGGACTTTTATGTAAGTAAAGGGCAAATTACAGGGACTTCTATGTCCGTTTCGAAATTCAGGGGCTATAAATTCTTTGTAATTCCTGATGTGGACTATATGGTCGGTATGTCCTTTGTATATTGGCAAGCTTTAGGGTTTGAACTTCTTATCAATTAGCCAATTGATGATGTGAGCTAAGAATGGTGAATCCTGACTTCTCAACAACAGTTGGGTCATGGCTACAATGTATCTCTCTAAGGTTGTAGCCACTATTTTGCCCCATGGGGCGTCAGGATCCAACTGTGCTTGTATAGCTAGTTTGAGCGCCCTAGGGGTACACCAGTTGTATGAGGTATGATGGTCCTTTGAGGCTCTTCAGATCTTCGTTCTACCTCGTGATCAGATCTAGATCTATGTTGATTCTTAGACTCATGCTCTTCAACGGGCTCTATTCTTATATTTGCTTCGTGTTCAGGTCTGAATCTCCGTTTGTGCTCAGGGCCATATCTATGCCCTCTTATGAGCTCTACTCCTGGTTTTGCCTCCTCCTCAAGCCTAGATCCATGTCCATACCCTGAGCGAGATCCACGCCTCTCAACAAGCTCTCTTCCTTGCTACATTCCGTGTTCAGACTCCATTCCCCACTCAGATCATGAACTAGATTCGTGCCTCTTAACCAACTCTCTTCTCTATTTTGTTTCGCGCTCTAGTTTTGATCTGCGCCCAGATCCATGCTCTCCATTAAACCTTACTTGTGCTTCGAGTTTGTGTCCCATGTTGGGTTCATCCGAGTTGGTACCCTCCTCCGGGCCCAAGCTTGCATGACGATAAAATGGAGAAAGGATAACATACGAGTAGAAGTTTACATGTAGGTGATCCAATTGGAAACCCCCATATGTGTAGTACATATATGTATTCATTTGCAAGGGTGCCCCAAGTTGGTTTCTCGCAGTGGCACAGCTAGGACCCAAACCTCGTGGGGCTTGACCCAAACCTCGTGGGGCTTGACcgtgtaagaaaaaaaaaattaacagctACTTaaacatatttataaaaataaaaaacattacaaaatgcaaattatatcataaaatatgagtacgttgttgccgtgtgaccagaggtcacgggttcgagtcttaggagcggcctcttgccaattaaattggcaagggaaggcttgcccccaatacacccttgtggtgggacccctccccggaccctcgctcagcggggacgcgtaatgcgaccgggccgccctttactAAGAGTTAATAGAGAACAAATATCatcaactcaaactaaaaatcatcaattaaaatCCCTAAACTAAATAGCATCAATTCAATTAAACCCAAAGCTcaaatttaacatattatcaATTTCATTAAAATCCCTAAACTAAATACCACAAATTCAATTGAACTCTCAAAATATCACATTCAATTCAATAATTTCAATCAATTCAATGAACTTTAAAATCAAAACCCCTAAATATCATCAATTCAATTAGAGGCCCTAActatatcacattatcaattcaatttaatcaaaatccccaaaatcaaaaccttaaattaaaaacttacctctctatctctctcttcTATCTCTTCCCGAAATTCTGGCGGCCACGGCAGTAGAATTCCTCTTACCGGCAGCTACGGTCGGCGGCAGCAGTAGATGTTCTTtccttgtcttcttctcgcgaGTCGCACAGCAGCACAGGCTCAGCAACAATtcattttgtatttttgaaaCAAACACTTTGTAATTAAATCAAGGGACAAATGAGTCATTTactcaaaaaaattaaaacccaAACACGTCGTTTAGATTAGGaaacctaaaaaaaaaataacagatTACAAATGGGGCTCATCCCCCatctttcatcttcttcatcgcCAGCAGTCATGACGGTTTCAGTAAAAACCAGGGGCGGAGCACCCCTATGGTGGGTTTTCCGGCGGCCCGGAGGGTCGGCCAACCCTCCGTGACCCTCCCTAGCTCCGACTCTCTTCAGGCCTACTCCATAGTGGCAATCGTCATTTCTAATTGTGTTGTCTGCAGTGGCTAATACAGTTGGAGGACTGATTTTATATGTggtgtgtaaaaaaaaaaaaattttgctaaatcggtttctaa encodes:
- the LOC136216982 gene encoding major allergen Pru ar 1-like — protein: MGVVSYETEIISTIPPSRIFKAVVLDFPQLLPKVLPQVIKSIDIIEGDGGVGSLRQINFGGEGGSSMYVKERIEAIDEEKLTHSYTVIEGDVLMGKFEKITNGIKFDATPDGGSMIKSYSSYYTLGDHQIKDEEIQGGKDKSIGLFKALEAYLLANPDA
- the LOC136216983 gene encoding major allergen Pru ar 1-like, with amino-acid sequence MGVSSYELEITSSVPAAKLYKALVIDADILFPKIMPQAFNTVEIIQGNGGPGTIKKVTFGQGSNFKYMKDKIEAMDKENLTFSHSVIEGDLLSNVLEKITYDIKFEQSSSTGGCTIRETSKYYYTVDDSEISVDELKAGKEKALGMFKAVEAYILANPHA
- the LOC136220044 gene encoding uncharacterized protein, giving the protein MTVLKRYVLRMFISLKYITANVVDRNNGRIVATASTVEHSIKKTLECGRGCNAKAAAVVGEVLAMRLKVEGLDQGQGRGIHIDVNKEIEKKGFKSRTKIWAMVNGLKDNGVKVILDNNDCTTSNRTTFP